A genomic window from Tolypothrix sp. PCC 7910 includes:
- a CDS encoding CHAT domain-containing tetratricopeptide repeat protein yields MKKLFSAINIVGILFTPWSIVIALTTGLPIITVKAVAQEQSTYTKEQQAALKEAEELNKQVVKLYYEAKYSTAIPLAERALAIREKILGNVHKDVATSLHNLALLYKSQGNYQQAEPLYKRALAISEKLFGKEHLEITPGLNNLASLYREQGKYQQAEPLYKRALAIREKVLGNLHLDVAISLNNLAGLYLDVGNFTQAESLYKRALSIKQKLLKKDDQSIAYSLNNLAELYRKLGDYQQAEPLYVSALAIFEKSLGKEHINVATTLNNLATLYQIQGNYQQAEILFQRALAIREKILGKSHPDVAASLSKLGNLYQEKGNYQQAEPLLQRALAMRQNILGTEHLDFAHSLNDLAILYENRGQYQQAEPLLQRSLAITEKIIGTENLDFATGLNNLAELYRLQGNYQQAEPLYLRALPILEKIFGKEHYLVARCLQNLVVLYQAQGNISQTINFLQRALEVEERNLNLIFAVGSEQRKQNYIHKFSGTNDNIVSLSVVEGRNHQVLSNLALTTVLRRKGLVLDAMADSIQILRSQVENNRENKKLFNQWLEIQQQQSNLVFSEQRNQNAATANHQLEQLEAEKEKLEAVISAKSAEFRVQTQPVDLTTVQAKIPKDAVLVEIVQYNPFNAQAKTEEQKWGKARYAAAVLHSQGQPKWLDLGEAAAINQLANQFRAALATGKPVKKLARTLDQQVMAPIRPLLGNARQILIAPDGQLTLIPFEALTDEQNQFLIQRYAFSYLTTGRDLLRFQSGKNSASSPVLLADIDYENQKQPITVAAKPNDVRGSQNLRSPELANLVFNYLSATKDEAVAIKAILPDTQMLLGKDATETAVKHLHSPRILHLATHGFFIADAAQELKQQRSPKMLQVENPLLRSGLALAGANQRNRVPADRDDGILTALEVAGLDLRSTDLVVLSACETGSGDVKVGNGVYGLRRALVIAGSQTQVLSLWLVDDEATKLLMVKYYQNLKAGQGRHEALRSAQLELLNSPDYQHPKYWAAFVPSGNWTVLSDK; encoded by the coding sequence GTGAAAAAACTATTCAGTGCTATTAATATAGTAGGTATTTTATTCACACCTTGGTCAATAGTTATTGCGCTCACCACAGGTTTACCCATAATCACAGTGAAAGCCGTTGCCCAAGAGCAAAGCACATATACTAAAGAACAGCAAGCCGCTTTAAAAGAAGCTGAAGAACTAAATAAACAAGTAGTAAAGCTATACTACGAGGCTAAATACAGTACAGCAATTCCTTTAGCAGAACGTGCTTTAGCAATTAGAGAAAAAATTTTAGGTAATGTACATAAAGATGTTGCCACTAGCTTACATAATTTAGCGTTACTGTATAAATCACAGGGTAATTATCAACAGGCAGAACCTTTATATAAACGCGCTCTGGCTATTAGTGAAAAGTTATTTGGTAAAGAGCATTTAGAGATTACCCCTGGCTTAAATAATTTGGCTAGTCTCTATCGAGAACAAGGCAAGTATCAACAGGCAGAACCTTTATATAAACGCGCTCTTGCTATTAGAGAAAAAGTTTTGGGTAATTTACATCTTGATGTGGCTATAAGCTTAAATAATTTGGCTGGACTCTACCTAGATGTAGGCAATTTTACACAGGCAGAATCTTTATATAAACGTGCTTTATCTATCAAGCAAAAGCTCTTGAAAAAAGACGATCAATCTATCGCCTACAGTCTGAATAATTTAGCTGAACTGTATAGAAAGCTAGGAGATTATCAACAAGCTGAACCTCTCTATGTTAGTGCTTTAGCGATTTTTGAAAAATCTCTGGGTAAAGAACATATAAATGTTGCTACTACTTTAAATAACCTAGCTACACTCTATCAAATACAGGGTAATTATCAACAAGCAGAAATTTTATTTCAACGCGCTCTGGCTATTAGAGAAAAGATACTGGGGAAATCACATCCTGATGTGGCTGCAAGCCTTAGTAAGTTGGGAAATTTATATCAAGAAAAGGGTAATTACCAACAAGCAGAACCCTTATTGCAACGCGCTTTGGCAATGAGACAAAATATATTGGGCACAGAACATTTAGATTTTGCTCATAGCCTTAATGATTTGGCGATACTGTATGAGAATCGAGGTCAATATCAACAAGCAGAACCTTTATTGCAACGTTCGCTGGCAATTACAGAAAAAATTATAGGCACAGAAAATTTAGATTTTGCGACTGGATTAAATAACCTCGCGGAACTTTATCGTCTCCAGGGTAATTATCAACAAGCAGAACCGCTTTATCTCCGCGCTTTGCCAATTCTGGAGAAAATCTTTGGCAAAGAACATTATTTAGTAGCTCGTTGCTTACAGAATTTGGTTGTATTGTATCAAGCTCAGGGTAATATCAGTCAGACTATCAATTTTTTGCAACGGGCGCTAGAAGTTGAAGAACGCAATTTAAATCTGATTTTTGCGGTAGGCTCAGAGCAAAGAAAACAGAACTATATTCATAAGTTTTCTGGGACAAATGATAATATAGTGTCCTTGTCTGTGGTAGAAGGTCGCAATCATCAAGTTCTCAGTAATTTAGCTCTCACTACTGTGCTACGTCGTAAAGGTTTAGTGTTGGATGCTATGGCTGATAGTATCCAAATCCTGCGATCGCAAGTGGAAAATAATCGAGAAAATAAAAAGTTATTTAATCAGTGGTTGGAGATTCAACAGCAACAATCAAATTTAGTATTTTCTGAACAAAGAAACCAAAATGCTGCTACTGCTAATCATCAACTTGAGCAACTAGAAGCAGAAAAAGAAAAGTTGGAAGCCGTAATTAGTGCCAAAAGTGCTGAATTTCGCGTTCAAACCCAACCCGTAGATTTAACAACTGTTCAAGCCAAAATCCCCAAAGATGCAGTTTTAGTAGAGATTGTGCAATATAACCCATTCAATGCTCAAGCTAAGACGGAAGAACAGAAGTGGGGGAAAGCACGCTATGCTGCTGCTGTCTTGCATTCTCAAGGACAACCAAAATGGCTGGATTTAGGTGAAGCAGCTGCTATCAATCAGTTGGCTAATCAATTCCGCGCAGCTTTAGCAACAGGAAAACCTGTCAAAAAACTCGCTCGGACTCTCGATCAACAAGTAATGGCACCTATCCGTCCATTATTAGGTAATGCGCGTCAAATCTTAATTGCGCCTGATGGACAATTAACATTAATTCCTTTTGAAGCACTCACAGATGAACAAAATCAATTCCTGATTCAGCGTTATGCTTTCTCTTATCTCACCACTGGGCGCGATTTATTGCGCTTTCAATCTGGTAAAAATAGCGCTTCGTCTCCGGTATTACTAGCAGATATTGATTATGAAAACCAAAAACAACCTATAACAGTAGCAGCTAAACCCAATGATGTGCGTGGTTCTCAGAACTTGCGTTCCCCGGAATTGGCAAACTTAGTATTTAACTATTTAAGTGCTACTAAAGATGAAGCTGTAGCTATTAAAGCCATCTTACCGGATACCCAAATGTTGTTAGGTAAAGATGCGACAGAAACAGCTGTGAAACATCTTCATAGCCCCAGGATTTTACATTTGGCGACTCACGGTTTTTTTATCGCAGATGCAGCACAAGAACTTAAGCAACAGCGATCGCCAAAGATGTTACAAGTAGAAAACCCGCTTTTGCGTTCTGGATTAGCCTTAGCTGGTGCAAATCAACGTAACCGAGTCCCAGCAGATCGCGATGATGGCATATTAACAGCTTTGGAAGTCGCTGGTTTGGATTTGCGCTCAACTGATTTAGTGGTGCTTTCTGCTTGTGAAACTGGTAGCGGTGATGTCAAAGTGGGGAATGGTGTTTATGGCTTGCGTCGTGCTTTGGTAATTGCTGGTTCTCAAACTCAAGTTTTAAGT
- the queA gene encoding tRNA preQ1(34) S-adenosylmethionine ribosyltransferase-isomerase QueA: MEQQLTPAYLTPNSNNDVVNTELDRSLSAYDYELPPDLIAQNPAIPRDSSRLLVVNSRSIHHIFRDLPHLLKAGDLLVMNNTSVIPARLYGRKATGAEIEVLLLEERQYNCWLALVKPGKRFKVGSKIIFEPRGAFKQRSKGTGEDEEVNSSLSLTATVLETDPATGGRLLQFDVPGGVPLVQVLEVFGEVPLPPYITASEATDEQYQTVYAQHPGAIAAPTAGLHFTPELLEELRDRGINQAFITLHVGVGTFRPVEVEDVTTHQMHEEWIEVPAATVEQIRATKAAGGRVIAVGTTAVRSLEGAAQSGELQPFCGKTNLFIYPGYQWRVVDGLITNFHLPRSSLLMLVSALIGRERLLNIYQEAIAARYRFYSFGDAMLILP, translated from the coding sequence ATGGAGCAACAATTAACACCAGCATATTTGACCCCAAACTCAAATAATGATGTAGTAAATACGGAATTAGACCGTTCATTGTCTGCGTATGATTACGAACTACCACCCGACCTAATTGCCCAGAATCCTGCCATTCCCAGAGATAGCTCTCGGCTACTGGTAGTTAATTCTCGAAGTATACATCATATTTTTCGCGACCTGCCACACTTATTAAAAGCAGGCGACTTACTAGTGATGAATAATACTAGTGTAATACCAGCACGACTGTATGGACGGAAAGCTACTGGTGCGGAAATTGAGGTGTTATTGTTGGAAGAACGCCAGTATAACTGTTGGTTAGCTTTAGTCAAGCCAGGTAAGCGCTTCAAAGTTGGGTCAAAGATCATTTTTGAACCAAGGGGAGCTTTTAAGCAAAGAAGCAAAGGAACAGGGGAGGATGAGGAAGTGAATTCTTCTTTATCCCTCACAGCTACAGTTTTAGAAACAGATCCCGCAACTGGGGGACGGCTATTGCAATTTGATGTACCAGGGGGAGTGCCTTTGGTGCAAGTATTAGAAGTATTTGGAGAAGTTCCTTTACCACCCTACATCACAGCCTCCGAAGCGACTGACGAACAGTATCAAACTGTGTATGCCCAACATCCAGGTGCGATCGCAGCACCAACAGCCGGGTTACACTTTACCCCCGAATTACTAGAAGAGTTGCGCGATCGCGGCATTAATCAAGCTTTTATTACATTACACGTGGGTGTAGGTACATTTCGCCCTGTAGAAGTAGAAGATGTCACTACCCACCAGATGCATGAAGAATGGATAGAAGTCCCAGCTGCGACAGTAGAGCAAATTCGTGCCACGAAAGCAGCAGGCGGTAGAGTGATTGCAGTAGGTACAACAGCAGTCAGATCCTTAGAAGGGGCAGCTCAATCTGGAGAATTACAACCATTCTGTGGCAAAACAAATCTCTTTATTTATCCCGGATACCAATGGCGGGTAGTAGATGGTCTAATTACTAATTTTCACCTACCACGCTCCAGTTTATTAATGCTGGTAAGTGCTTTGATTGGTAGAGAAAGATTGCTCAATATCTACCAAGAAGCGATCGCTGCTCGATATCGTTTCTATTCCTTCGGTGATGCCATGTTAATTTTGCCATGA
- a CDS encoding tetratricopeptide repeat protein, whose translation MSEKHQLHQWFCSFSQLALHRSAYRQLLSTSVAMLVLAVPTLTNLPGSKVLAQNVVSQNLEAASFFQQGVMRYHRQDWQGAEYAFREALRLDSKIGMARNYLGTIFLQQNRLDIAVQEFAEAIKINPNSSQAYYNLGLALQRQGQREAAITAYRQTLLIDPTIAAAQYNLGVVLYEQGQIPEAIVAYQQAINLDTHNTNAYFNLAIAQQQQGQIQEAIATYKQLIEQDPDHAVAYSNLGSLMALQGQTSEAIAVYQQAIQHNPKNASAYYNLGVALYNQGNFKTANSAFKRAQHEYNAQGNIAQAEKMEPLMQQMAQILAPKPPQVAQTQTPVAPAAAINLFPDNNLQQPNQPEVPQANSQEPQGEPGYVPILVPPQPTSMNSQ comes from the coding sequence ATGTCAGAGAAACATCAACTTCACCAGTGGTTTTGCAGTTTTTCTCAGTTAGCGCTGCACCGAAGTGCTTATCGGCAGCTGCTCTCAACTTCTGTTGCAATGTTGGTATTGGCTGTACCAACATTGACTAATTTACCAGGAAGCAAAGTTTTAGCCCAGAATGTCGTTAGCCAGAATCTAGAAGCCGCAAGTTTCTTCCAGCAGGGAGTGATGCGTTATCACCGTCAAGACTGGCAAGGTGCAGAATATGCCTTCAGAGAAGCATTGCGCCTAGATTCTAAAATAGGAATGGCTAGGAATTACCTAGGCACCATTTTCCTACAGCAAAACCGCTTGGATATAGCTGTACAAGAGTTTGCAGAGGCAATTAAGATTAATCCTAATTCCAGCCAAGCTTACTATAACTTAGGTTTAGCCTTACAACGACAAGGTCAAAGAGAAGCCGCAATAACTGCTTATCGTCAAACCCTGTTGATAGATCCGACAATCGCAGCAGCCCAATATAATTTAGGCGTAGTATTGTACGAACAAGGGCAAATACCAGAAGCGATCGTAGCTTATCAGCAAGCAATTAATCTGGATACTCATAATACCAATGCTTACTTTAATTTAGCGATCGCCCAACAACAACAAGGTCAAATTCAAGAAGCGATCGCTACATACAAACAACTCATAGAACAAGATCCAGACCATGCTGTAGCTTACAGTAACTTGGGCAGCCTCATGGCACTGCAGGGGCAAACATCAGAGGCGATCGCTGTTTACCAGCAAGCTATTCAACATAATCCTAAAAATGCCTCAGCTTACTATAATTTGGGCGTAGCTTTATACAATCAGGGTAATTTTAAAACCGCTAATAGCGCCTTTAAACGTGCCCAACATGAGTACAATGCTCAAGGGAACATCGCGCAAGCTGAGAAAATGGAACCGTTAATGCAACAAATGGCTCAAATATTAGCGCCTAAACCACCTCAAGTAGCTCAAACACAGACTCCTGTTGCTCCAGCTGCTGCAATTAATCTATTTCCAGATAATAATTTACAACAACCAAATCAACCTGAAGTTCCTCAGGCAAATTCTCAAGAACCTCAAGGTGAGCCTGGCTATGTACCAATTTTGGTACCACCACAACCAACATCAATGAATTCTCAGTAA
- a CDS encoding pentapeptide repeat-containing protein, which translates to MNKKLSIRICTSILCVLLGGVVAITAITGFVPTALALEYNKEILTGADFSGRDLRDSSFTKANLKQSNFSGANLDGVSFFAANLESANFEGADLSNATLDSARFIKANLTNTVLEGAFAANAKFDGAIIDGADFTDVLLRPDEQKKLCQVAKGTNPTTGRDTRDSLFCP; encoded by the coding sequence ATGAATAAAAAATTAAGTATTAGGATTTGCACAAGTATACTCTGTGTATTGCTGGGGGGAGTAGTTGCCATTACCGCCATTACTGGTTTTGTGCCCACAGCTTTGGCACTAGAATACAACAAAGAAATTTTGACAGGAGCTGATTTTTCTGGACGAGATTTAAGAGATTCTAGTTTTACGAAAGCTAATTTGAAACAAAGCAACTTTTCTGGGGCAAACTTGGATGGAGTGAGCTTTTTTGCAGCTAATTTAGAATCGGCAAATTTTGAGGGAGCAGATCTCAGCAATGCTACTTTAGATTCAGCTCGCTTTATCAAAGCAAATTTGACCAATACAGTTCTAGAAGGTGCTTTTGCAGCCAATGCTAAGTTTGATGGGGCGATTATTGATGGCGCAGATTTTACGGATGTGTTGCTGCGTCCAGATGAGCAGAAAAAATTATGTCAAGTTGCTAAGGGTACTAATCCCACTACAGGAAGGGATACACGAGATAGTTTGTTTTGTCCCTAG
- a CDS encoding isopeptide-forming domain-containing fimbrial protein: protein MSTSFLRASTRLFLTTAIICGSFLPLLKTVLADSTPPGTTIDNSATGSFEGETSGTTNTVTSNTVSVTVLEVAGITINSSSVPTEAPSNVTNAGTYQGIAGINTGDVVYFDFTITNTGNDPTQFFIPGTATIAGGTLEGIQIIAVDPDGTGAASQVTVAVNVPSGGDNTINLLGTTNGYIPVNGTVKVRVAVKVTETVVNNSITVTLGNTPVPPNPSSQNQPYTANGNLDVYTVDLPNGTTIPSSYASIPTVSQVAEASGNPANGDSTNHRQEASANQSIALAATPNTSGYKSVQLTTDNDSTNSVTPGDKLTWRVTYANIGSVDISNFQITDALPAGVTLSTALAAANITVNATQATAPSPNTSYNGTGNNNLFAAGVTFKAGGVITIDIPVNVNAALPNGTVLSNQPTANGSNLPTVGVKTDNIDNNTTGLPTGVTPLTNSILQTQNSSIDPTTAIVGTPTVVGYKSVKLTTDQGATGLDPRDTVTWTVIYKNTGTVDVPNFQITDTLPSGVTKSGTPTLVTASGGGQTSPTINSSYDGISNTNLFASGITLKAGGTIVVNIPVTINSGVSGTKSNQATGKGNNLPTAGINTDNVDSDTGITEVPAASIKQTQTGTIDPTVINIPATTPTPSLSGYKSVKLTNDLDSSSSITAGDTVTWSVTYINTGTVDVTNFQITDILPSGLTKSGSINIITNNTQGTAPTANSSYDGTGNNSLLQTPITFKAGGIITVTIPVTINSGASGTKSNQATANGGNISATNTDNVDSSTSGLPTGVTIPSGSVTQTQNPSIDPTTFTIIAPQVSGYKSVKLTTDADTSNSVTPGDTVTWTIIYKNSGTASVANFQITDALPTGVTKTGTPTISVSGVGQTTPSINTNYNGNGNNNLFSTTVPLVAGGVIAVKIPVTINANQVGDKVNQAVGTGTGITAVNTDNVDSTSTLPSDVSAQIETGSIAQTQLASVDATKVSIPEVQGFKSVKLTNDVDANNLVTAGDELTWTIVYKNTSSVPISNFQITDVLNTNVTRTGANSISVNIKIAGVSQTAPTINSAYTGSNPNANLIDTSTPYTLPANAVITINVPVKILSSTPANTVLSNQSIATASNLPSIGVKTDNVDSNPTTTLPADVTIPSNSIDQTENAGTIDPTTVTTTVPVSSGAPNLLLVKRITAINGVNITGFVDDTTSAQASDDDNANWPTPKNTYLPGAINLSNIKPGDQLEYTIYFLSTGTQDATNVTICDLIPSNTTFLGTAFNGLTADTGGLPQADMGIAFANSNTSLPTVPTVYMTNVADGDRGFFYAPGTTPPSICKKPVSFTTMTSAENTNGLVMVNVVTSPATLPKATGSGTPANSYGYIRFKVRVN from the coding sequence ATGTCAACCTCCTTTCTTCGAGCATCGACTCGCTTATTTTTAACCACTGCCATAATTTGTGGCAGTTTCTTACCTTTACTAAAAACAGTTTTGGCTGATTCGACTCCTCCGGGGACTACTATCGACAATAGCGCCACGGGCAGTTTTGAAGGAGAGACATCAGGCACTACTAATACCGTGACTTCTAACACTGTCAGTGTCACCGTTTTAGAAGTGGCAGGAATTACGATTAATTCGAGTAGTGTGCCCACAGAAGCCCCTAGTAATGTGACTAATGCGGGCACATATCAAGGAATTGCCGGGATTAACACAGGTGATGTGGTCTATTTTGACTTCACCATTACTAACACTGGTAACGATCCGACGCAATTTTTTATCCCTGGTACAGCAACAATTGCAGGTGGAACATTAGAAGGTATTCAGATTATTGCTGTTGATCCTGACGGAACAGGTGCAGCTTCACAGGTAACTGTTGCCGTTAATGTTCCCAGTGGTGGGGATAATACGATCAATTTGTTAGGTACGACTAATGGTTATATCCCTGTAAATGGCACAGTAAAAGTGCGAGTAGCTGTCAAAGTTACAGAAACAGTGGTGAATAATTCTATTACTGTAACTTTAGGAAATACACCTGTTCCGCCCAATCCCAGCAGCCAAAACCAACCTTATACAGCCAATGGCAATCTTGATGTTTATACAGTAGATTTGCCCAATGGGACAACGATTCCTAGTAGCTATGCCAGCATTCCTACAGTCAGTCAAGTTGCAGAAGCTAGCGGCAATCCTGCGAATGGCGATTCTACCAATCATCGCCAAGAAGCAAGCGCTAATCAATCTATTGCATTAGCAGCTACACCAAATACTTCTGGTTATAAATCAGTACAATTAACCACCGATAATGATAGTACCAATAGCGTTACTCCTGGTGACAAACTTACCTGGAGAGTGACCTATGCTAATATTGGGTCTGTAGATATTAGCAACTTTCAAATTACTGATGCTTTACCAGCAGGAGTCACGCTATCCACAGCATTAGCTGCTGCGAATATTACTGTTAATGCTACACAAGCAACAGCACCATCTCCTAATACTAGTTATAACGGTACAGGTAATAATAATCTCTTTGCTGCTGGCGTAACATTCAAAGCAGGTGGAGTGATTACAATTGATATTCCTGTGAATGTGAATGCAGCATTACCTAATGGCACAGTTCTCAGCAATCAACCTACTGCTAATGGATCAAATTTACCGACAGTTGGCGTAAAAACAGACAATATTGATAATAATACGACAGGTTTACCCACAGGAGTTACGCCCCTAACTAACAGTATTCTACAAACTCAAAATTCCAGTATTGATCCCACAACTGCAATTGTGGGAACTCCCACTGTAGTTGGTTATAAATCAGTTAAATTAACAACTGATCAAGGTGCAACAGGTCTTGACCCTAGAGACACTGTAACATGGACAGTAATTTATAAAAATACCGGAACAGTTGATGTTCCTAATTTTCAAATTACTGATACATTACCATCAGGGGTAACTAAATCAGGAACACCTACCCTCGTAACAGCAAGTGGTGGTGGGCAGACTTCTCCGACAATTAATAGTAGTTATGACGGTATTAGTAATACTAACCTCTTTGCTTCTGGAATTACATTAAAAGCAGGGGGAACAATAGTTGTTAATATTCCTGTAACGATTAATAGCGGAGTATCAGGCACAAAATCCAACCAAGCTACAGGCAAAGGTAATAACTTACCAACCGCAGGCATCAATACAGATAACGTTGATAGTGACACAGGAATAACAGAAGTTCCTGCAGCTAGTATTAAGCAAACTCAAACAGGAACAATTGACCCCACTGTCATTAATATTCCTGCTACTACACCAACACCAAGTTTATCAGGTTATAAATCTGTAAAACTGACAAATGATTTAGATAGTAGTAGTAGCATTACTGCGGGAGATACAGTTACATGGTCAGTTACTTACATCAATACAGGTACAGTTGATGTTACTAACTTCCAAATTACTGATATATTGCCATCAGGATTAACAAAATCAGGCAGTATTAATATTATAACAAATAATACTCAAGGTACAGCACCAACTGCCAATAGTAGTTATGATGGCACTGGCAATAATAGCCTTTTACAAACCCCAATTACTTTCAAAGCTGGTGGTATTATTACAGTCACAATTCCTGTAACTATTAACTCTGGAGCATCAGGTACAAAATCGAATCAAGCAACAGCTAATGGTGGGAATATCTCAGCTACAAATACAGATAATGTTGATAGTAGCACTAGCGGATTACCTACAGGTGTAACTATACCTAGTGGTAGTGTTACGCAAACACAAAATCCTAGCATTGATCCAACTACATTCACGATTATTGCGCCTCAAGTATCGGGTTACAAATCTGTGAAATTAACCACAGATGCAGATACAAGTAATAGTGTTACGCCTGGAGATACAGTCACATGGACAATTATTTATAAAAACTCGGGAACAGCGAGTGTTGCTAATTTTCAAATAACAGATGCCTTACCAACTGGAGTTACAAAAACTGGAACACCAACTATCAGTGTGAGTGGAGTAGGGCAAACAACTCCCAGTATTAATACTAACTACAATGGTAACGGCAATAATAATCTTTTTAGTACTACAGTGCCTTTAGTCGCTGGGGGTGTAATAGCAGTTAAAATTCCTGTGACAATTAACGCTAATCAAGTAGGAGATAAAGTTAACCAAGCTGTAGGTACAGGCACAGGCATCACTGCAGTTAATACAGATAATGTCGATAGTACCTCCACATTACCTAGTGATGTATCCGCTCAAATTGAAACAGGTAGTATAGCACAAACTCAACTAGCATCTGTTGATGCTACTAAAGTCAGCATTCCCGAAGTACAAGGATTTAAGTCTGTCAAATTAACTAATGATGTAGATGCTAATAATTTAGTTACGGCTGGTGATGAATTAACCTGGACAATTGTTTATAAAAATACCAGTAGCGTACCAATTAGTAATTTCCAAATTACAGATGTTTTAAATACTAATGTGACTAGAACTGGGGCAAATTCGATTTCTGTGAATATCAAAATTGCAGGAGTAAGTCAAACAGCACCTACTATTAATTCAGCTTACACAGGTTCCAATCCTAATGCTAATTTAATTGATACCTCTACTCCCTATACATTACCTGCTAATGCTGTTATTACTATCAATGTTCCTGTAAAAATTTTGAGTAGTACTCCGGCAAATACAGTTTTAAGTAATCAAAGTATAGCCACTGCTAGTAACTTGCCTAGTATTGGTGTCAAAACAGATAACGTTGATAGTAACCCCACTACTACTTTACCAGCAGATGTCACTATACCTAGTAATAGTATCGATCAAACAGAAAATGCGGGAACAATTGACCCAACTACTGTAACTACAACTGTTCCAGTTAGTAGTGGTGCGCCTAATTTACTTTTGGTAAAAAGAATTACCGCAATTAATGGTGTGAATATTACAGGGTTTGTAGATGATACTACAAGTGCTCAAGCTAGCGATGATGATAATGCTAACTGGCCTACTCCTAAAAATACTTATTTACCTGGAGCTATAAATCTCAGCAATATTAAACCAGGCGATCAACTAGAGTATACAATTTATTTCCTTTCTACTGGTACTCAAGATGCAACCAATGTCACAATTTGCGATTTAATTCCTAGTAATACTACCTTTTTGGGAACAGCATTTAATGGTCTGACTGCTGATACAGGTGGTTTACCACAAGCAGATATGGGGATAGCATTTGCCAATAGCAACACTAGTTTACCTACTGTGCCAACAGTTTATATGACTAATGTTGCTGATGGCGATCGCGGTTTCTTTTATGCGCCAGGAACTACACCGCCAAGCATTTGTAAAAAACCAGTGAGTTTTACTACAATGACATCTGCAGAGAATACTAATGGTTTAGTAATGGTTAATGTAGTGACAAGTCCTGCTACCTTACCCAAAGCAACTGGATCTGGGACTCCGGCTAATTCTTATGGATATATAAGATTCAAAGTTAGGGTAAATTGA
- a CDS encoding YraN family protein: MANPPPSHYPDIGDVGEDLVAQWLQSTGWSILHRRFMCRWGEIDIIAQSNDSPAQNSTLAFIEVKTRSPGNWDMGGRSAITTKKQTKLWRTAEIFLAQHPDKADYPCRFDVAIVYCQKISENFYETISNPQVLATSVVAGYQFQLQEYIPAAFDSVNNA, translated from the coding sequence ATGGCGAACCCTCCTCCATCCCATTATCCCGACATTGGTGACGTAGGTGAAGACCTGGTAGCACAATGGCTACAATCTACAGGTTGGTCAATTTTGCATCGGCGATTTATGTGCCGTTGGGGAGAAATCGATATTATTGCTCAATCTAATGACAGTCCCGCTCAAAACTCTACTTTGGCATTTATAGAAGTCAAAACTCGTAGCCCTGGTAACTGGGATATGGGGGGAAGAAGCGCCATCACTACAAAAAAGCAAACAAAACTTTGGCGGACTGCGGAGATATTCTTAGCTCAACACCCAGACAAAGCTGATTATCCTTGTCGGTTTGATGTTGCGATCGTCTATTGCCAAAAAATCTCCGAAAACTTTTATGAAACAATATCTAACCCTCAAGTCTTAGCTACTTCTGTAGTTGCAGGTTATCAGTTCCAGTTACAAGAATACATTCCCGCCGCTTTCGACTCTGTGAATAACGCATAA